Proteins encoded by one window of Anopheles maculipalpis chromosome 2RL, idAnoMacuDA_375_x, whole genome shotgun sequence:
- the LOC126568761 gene encoding cleavage and polyadenylation specificity factor subunit 1 has protein sequence MFSLCKQPHEATAVEFSLTCHFFNHNEKSLVTGGANVLKVYRVIPDADPATRDKYTASRPPNMKLECVASYRLYGNIKSMQSVSLAGSLRDALLISFPDAKLSVVQFDPDNFDLKTLSLHYFEDEDIRGGWTGHYHIPLVRVDPDNRCAVMLVYGRKLVVLPFRKDSSLDEIELQDVKPIKKAPVQLVAKTPILASYIIELKDLDEKIDNVIDIQFLHGYYEPTLLILYEPVRTFPGRVAVRSDTCTMVALSLNIQQRVHPVIWTVNSLPFDCIQAIPINKPIGGCLVMCVNSLIYLNQSVPPYGVSLNSSADHSTSFPLKPQDGVRISLDAAQVCFIEPEKLVLSLKGGELYVLTLCADSMRSVRNFHFNKAAASVLTSCICVCEDEYLFLGSRLGNSLLLRFKEKDESLVITIDDSGAVEKEPKRPRMEEEELEVYGSGYKTSVQLTSYIFEVCDNVLNIGPIAHMAVGERIPEEDVENQPDVQIQSNKLDIEVVTSSGHGKNGALCVLQSSIKPQVITSFGMSGCVDVWTVFDEAVGRKTEDGPSTHAFMILSQETGTMVLQTGDEINEIENTGFATTVPTIHVGNIGSNRFIVQVTTKSIRLLQGTRLLQNIPIDLGCPLASVSIVDPYVCVRSSEGRVITLALREGKGTPRLAVNKNTISTTPAVVAISAYRDVSGLFTKKIEDVYDLSKGGGASAYSSGFGSMKPEPHMKIEDEEDLLYGESGRSFKMTSMADMAIAGKGGGNADFWMKYMQQVKPTYWLFAARENGTLEIYSMPDLKLVYLITNVGNGNKVLSDSMEFVPLPMGKGAGQEEASSAFGTSFGVSVSLLPKEILMVALGNYESRPLLFIRLEHDLLIYRVFRYSKGHLKLRFKRLSTSVTCPVFKTVPARFANLEPPATEDGAAASDSTTTNGQLATKVLYENISMIRYFANVSGYAGVAVCGEKPYFLFLTAHGELRSHRLYARTVMKAFAPFNNVNCPNGFLYFDEQYELKISIFPTYLSYDSVWPVRKIPLRSSPKQIVYHRENKVYCVVMDAEEICNKYYRFNGEDKELTEENKGERFLYPMGHRFSVVLVTPAAWEIVPETSINLDEWEHVIALKNVSLTYEGARSGLKEYIAVGTNFNYSEDITSRGRLLLYDIIEVVPEPGKPLTKHKFKEVIIKDQKGPVSAISHVCGFLVGAVGQKVYLWQMKDDDLVGVAFIDTNIFVHQMVSIKSLILVADVYKSVSLLRFQEEYRTLSVVSRDYHPLNVYQVEYVVDNSNLGFLVSDDQSNLITYMYQPESRESFGGQRLLRKSDYHLGQQVNAMFRVQCDFHESDVMKRTLNYDNKHTTFFATLDGGIGFVLPLPEKTYRRLFMLQNVLLTHSPHLCGLNPKAYRTIKQTRKLPINPSRCVVDGDLVWSFLELPANEKHEVAKKIGTRIEEICSDLMEIEHVTHAL, from the exons ATGTTTTCACTGTGCAAGCAACCGCACGAAGCGACAGCGGTAGAATTTTCGCTAACGTGCCATTTCTTTAATCACAATGAAAAATCGCTCGTTACCGGTGGGGCCAACGTGCTCAAGGTGTACCGTGTCATCCCGGATGCGGATCCGGCCACTAGAGATAAATACACAG CATCACGTCCACCGAACATGAAGctcgaatgtgtggcctcgtACCGGCTGTACGGTAACATCAAATCCATGCAATCGGTATCGCTTGCCGGTTCGTTGCGGGATGCACTGTTGATCAGCTTTCCCGACGCGAAGCTGTCGGTGGTACAGTTCGATCCGGACAACTTTGATCTGAAAACGCTTTCGCTGCATTACTTCGAGGATGAGGACATTCGGGGCGGTTGGACGGGCCATTATCACATACCGCTGGTACGTGTCGATCCGGACAATCGGTGTGCGGTGATGTTGGTGTACGGCCGGAAGCTGGTGGTGCTACCGTTTCGGAAGGATAGTTCGCTGGATGAGATTGAGCTGCAGGACGTAAAGCCGATAAAGAAAGCACCGGTACAGCTGGTGGCGAAAACGCCCATCCTAGCATCGTACATAATCGAGCTGAAGGATTTGGACGAAAAGATTGACAACGTTATCGATATACAGTTTCTGCACGGATACTACGAACCTACGTTGCTGATACTTTACGAACCCGTTCGAACGTTTCCGGG TCGAGTCGCAGTACGCTCGGATACCTGCACAATGGTAGCACTATCGCTAAATATCCAGCAACGTGTTCATCCCGTTATTTGGACGGTAAATAGCTTGCCGTTCGATTGTATACAGGCGATACCGATCAACAAACCGATCGGTGGATGTTTGGTGATGTGCGTCAACTCTCTTATATACCTCAACCAAAGTGTTCCGCCGTACGGTGTTAGTCTCAATAGTAGTGCGGATCATAGTACTAGCTTTCCCCTGA AACCACAGGATGGTGTGCGGATCAGTCTGGATGCGGCACAAGTGTGTTTTATCGAACCCGAGAAGCTGGTTCTTTCGCTGAAAGGTGGCGAACTGTACGTACTAACGCTGTGTGCCGATTCGATGCGTAGTGTGAGAAATTTCCACTTCAACAAAGCGGCCGCCAGTGTGCTAACGAGCTGT ATCTGTGTATGCGAGGATGAATAtctgttccttggttcccggTTAGGCAATTCGCTGCTGTTACGATTCAAAGAGAAGGACGAAAGTTTAGTAATAACGATCGACGACAGTGGTGCCGTGGAGAAGGAACCGAAACGTCCCCGAATGGAAGAGGAAGAGCTGGAGGTGTATGGGAGCGGTTACAAAACGTCCGTTCAGCTAACGAGCTACATTTTTGAAGTGTGCGATAATGTGCTAAACATTGGTCCGATCGCACACATGGCTGTGGGGGAGCGTATCCCGGAGGAGGATGTAGAAAATCAGCCCGATGTGCAGATTCAATCGAACAAGCTCGATATTGAGGTGGTTACGTCGAGTGGACACGGTAAAAATGGAGCCCTCTGTGTGCTGCAGAGTTCGATAAAACCGCAAGTTATTACAAGCTTTGGAATGTCCGGATGTGTCGACGTTTGGACGGTGTTCGATGAAGCGGTAGGACGCAAAACGGAAGATGGACCTTCGACGCACGCTTTCATGATACTGTCGCAGGAAACGGGTACGATGGTGCTGCAGACGGGTGACGAAATTAATGAGATTGAAAATACGGGCTTTGCCACCACTGTACCAACGATCCATGTTGGAAACATCGGGTCGAATCGATTCATCGTGCAGGTGACAACGAAATCGATCCGTTTGCTGCAAGGTACGCGACTGTTGCAAAACATTCCGATTGATCTCGGATGTCCGCTGGCGTCCGTCTCGATTGTGGATCCGTACGTGTGCGTCCGATCGTCGGAGGGACGCGTGATAACGCTTGCGCTGCGCGAAGGCAAAGGAACGCCTCGGTTGGCGGTGAACAAAAACACCATCAGTACAACGCCGGCCGTGGTCGCGATCAGTGCGTACCGGGACGTGTCGGGCCTGTTTACGAAGAAGATCGAGGATGTGTACGATCTCAGCAAGGGGGGCGGTGCATCCGCTTACTCGAGCGGGTTCGGCTCGATGAAACCGGAACCGCACATGAAGATCGAGGACGAGGAGGATCTGCTGTACGGTGAGTCGGGACGCTCGTTTAAGATGACTTCGATGGCGGATATGGCGATCGCGGGCAAAGGTGGTGGCAATGCGGACTTTTGGATGAAGTACATGCAGCAGGTAAAGCCGACGTACTGGTTGTTTGCGGCACGGGAAAATGGAACGTTGGAAATCTACTCCATGCCCGATCTGAAGCTTGTCTATTTGATCACAAACGTTGGAAACGGGAATAAGGTACTGTCGGATTCGATGGAGTTTGTACCGCTGCCGATGGGGAAGGGTGCAGGGCAGGAGGAAGCAAGCAGTGCGTTTGGGACGTCGTTTGGCGTGTCTGTGTCGCTGCTGCCGAAAGAGATACTTATGGTGGCGTTAGGGAATTATGAATCACGTCCATTGCTATTTATACGACTCGAGCACGACCTGCTGATATATCGCGTGTTCCGCTATTCGAAAGGACATTTGAAATTACGCTTCAAGCGTCTTTCGACTAGTGTCACGTGTCCTGTGTTTAAAACTGTTCCCGCTCGGTTTGCCAATCTCGAACCACCTGCAACGGAAGATGGCGCTGCGGCCAGTGATTCAACCACAACCAACGGTCAACTAGCGACAAAAGTGCTGTACGAAAACATTTCCATGATTCGCTACTTTGCCAATGTGTCTGGATATGCTGGAGTAGCTGTCTGTGGGGAAAAGCCATACTTCCTCTTCCTGACCGCACACGGCGAATTACGATCGCATCGGTTGTATGCACGCACGGTTATGAAAGCATTCGCCCCGTTCAACAACGTCAACTGTCCGAACGGATTTCTTTACTTCGACGAGCAGTACGAGCTAAAGATTTCCATCTTTCCGACCTACCTTTCGTACGATTCCGTGTGGCCGGTACGTAAAATCCCACTGCGCAGCTCACCGAAACAGATCGTGTACCATCGGGAGAATAAGGTGTACTGTGTCGTGATGGATGCGGAAgaaatttgcaacaaataCTATCGCTTTAATGGCGAAGACAAGGAACTGACGGAGGAGAACAAGGGTGAACGATTCCTCTACCCGATGGGGCACCGATTTTCGGTGGTGCTCGTTACACCGGCAGCTTGGGAAATTGTTCCCGAGACATCGATAAACCTGGACGAATGGGAGCACGTGATAGCGCTGAAGAATGTGAGCCTAACGTACGAGGGTGCTCGCTCGGGGTTGAAAGAGTACATCGCTGTTGGGACGAACTTCAATTACAGCGAGGATATAACATCCCGTGGACGATTGCTACTGTACGACATTATTGAAGTCGTACCcgagcctggcaaaccgctaACAAAGCATAAATTTAAGGAAGTGATCATCAAAGATCAAAAAGGCCCCGTATCGGCTATCTCGCACGTGTGCGGCTTTCTGGTAGGTGCCGTCGGACAGAAGGTGTACCTGTGGCAGATGAAAGACGACGACCTAGTCGGTGTGGCGTTCATAGACACGAACATCTTCGTACATCAGATGGTATCGATCAAATCGCTCATCCTTGTCGCGGACGTGTACAAATCGGTCAGTTTGTTACGCTTCCAGGAAGAGTATCGAACGTTGTCGGTTGTGTCGCGCGATTACCATCCACTCAATGTGTACCAGGTGGAGTACGTGGTGGACAACTCCAACCTCGGGTTTCTCGTGTCGGACGATCAGAGCAATCTGATCACGTACATGTACCAACCCGAATCGCGCGAATCATTCGGTGGACAGAGACTGCTCCGCAAAAGTGACTACCATCTCGGGCAGCAGGTAAACGCCATGTTTCGGGTGCAGTGCGATTTTCACGAGTCCGACGTGATGAAGCGTACGCTCAACTACGACAATAAGCATACGACGTTCTTCGCAACGCTGGATGGTGGTATCGGGTTTGTGTTGCCGTTGCCTGAAAAAACGTACCGACGGTTGTTCATGTTGCAGAACGTGCTGCTAACGCACAGTCCACACCTGTGCGGTTTAAATCCAAAAGCGTACCGTACGATTAAGCAAACGCGCAAACTACCGATCAATCCGAGCCGGTGCGTAGTGGATGGTGATCTGGTGTGGAGCTTTCTGGAGCTGCCGGCGAACGAAAAGCATGAGGTGGCGAAAAAGATCGGCACACGCATCGAGGAGATTTGCTCGGATTTGATGGAAATCGAGCACGTAACGCATGCATTGTAG
- the LOC126556052 gene encoding uncharacterized protein LOC126556052, producing MAEAQRLIGISLAKIAQSRVCRGGVSLHKNLLVATVLQKARYIFMEEAYHIVHGHYLQQQQQQQQHHHQLMQEQQNAAYLLAGHCDSASADSCDEECNDAGNKCGEVEEKHQNNHLPAIGGGSAAQEDELVDPVEEEEEEEEEETLSGAQTTVSGVAVGESLPYDSDSTILPTTIGGLPLEPLNMCRNSGTCAADEQDEETVAVGEEEGKQSTAPHDVSHLFLLPALAPWMSASEDKENAGGSFPFLPSTFDGHDDEDEEEEEEDEEEENTCQDLSCHQRKPELMEEEQTPELVKQLESAVRSKGAMRYFDLDDRRTTASRPERRRRRHRTEGDHHHHHQGTSVPAKRRRSSTTESSASDGSTRASNRPAEDERILPIALLSAKRLKTCDSPRPNPLAPVICNGSAGGSGQPQFYSSPHETICPGDAETLSECVNQQLEAENLTTTSGSQFHSSPVQQQQQQQQAEESPDVDAPPTPSVESIDRITSLVSIFSFGNLSRSVSTPDFCAAQAQKDSRPDAGGSLLTSQLQHHGQRGYLTMTV from the coding sequence ATGGCGGAAGCCCAGCGGCTGATCGGGATATCGTTGGCGAAGATCGCCCAATCGCGGGTCTGCCGTGGTGGCGTTTCGCTCCACAAGAACCTGCTGGTTGCGACCGTGCTGCAAAAGGCGCGCTATATCTTTATGGAAGAAGCGTACCACATCGTGCACGGGCACtacctgcagcagcagcagcagcaacagcaacaccaccatcagctgATGCAGGAGCAGCAGAATGCGGCCTATCTGCTTGCGGGCCACTGTGACAGTGCGTCAGCTGACAGCTGCGATGAGGAGTGCAACGATGCCGGCAACAAGTGCGGTGAGGTGGAGGAGAAGCATCAGAACAACCATCTTCCAGCGATAGGCGGCGGATCTGCTGCCCAGGAAGACGAATTGGTAGATCCggtggaagaggaggaggaggaggaagaagaagaaacgttGTCAGGCGCGCAGACAACGGTTTCCGGTGTTGCTGTAGGTGAAAGCTTACCGTACGACAGTGACAGCACCATACTGCCTACTACGATCGGTGGTTTACCGCTCGAACCACTCAACATGTGTCGCAATAGTGGCACATGTGCGGCGGACGAACAGGACGAAGAAACGGTTGCTGTTGGGGAGGAGGAAGGCAAACAATCAACCGCACCACACGACGTGTCCCATCTTTTCCTGCTGCCTGCACTTGCACCGTGGATGAGTGCATCCGAGGATAAGGAGAACGCTGGTGGATCGTTTCCATTCCTCCCGTCCACGTTTGACGGTcacgacgacgaggacgaggaagaggaggaggaagacgaggaggaagaaaaCACTTGTCAGGATCTGTCCTGTCACCAGCGCAAGCCGGAGCTGATGGAGGAGGAACAGACGCCCGAGCTGGTGAAGCAGCTAGAATCGGCCGTCCGGTCGAAGGGTGCTATGCGTTACTTTGATCTTGACGATCGGCGAACGACGGCAAGCCGGCCCGAACGAAGACGCAGAAGGCATCGTACGGAAGGtgaccatcatcaccaccaccagggCACGTCAGTTCCTGCGAAACGTCGCCGttcatccacaaccgagtctTCGGCGAGCGATGGTTCTACGCGCGCCAGCAATCGTCCGGCGGAAGATGAACGCATCCTTCCGATAGCGTTACTCTCCGCCAAGCGCCTAAAGACGTGCGATTCGCCGCGTCCCAATCCCCTCGCACCGGTCATATGCAACGGAAGTGCCGGTGGATCCGGTCAGCCCCAGTTTTACTCGTCCCCGCACGAAACCATCTGCCCGGGCGATGCGGAAACGTTGTCCGAGTGTGTGAACCAGCAGCTGGAAGCGGAAAATCTTACCACCACCAGCGGTAGCCAGTTCCATTCCAGTcccgtacagcagcagcagcagcagcagcaggcagaAGAATCTCCCGACGTGGATGCACCACCGACACCCTCGGTTGAAAGTATCGATCGGATAACGTCACTCGTGTCGATCTTTAGCTTTGGCAATCTGTCCCGTTCCGTGTCGACGCCCGACTTTTGTGCCGCCCAGGCACAGAAGGACAGTCGGCCCGATGCGGGCGGTTCACTGCTGACCAGCCAGCTGCAGCATCACGGGCAGCGGGGCTATCTTACGATGACCGTATAA